CTACCGCCTCGACCTCGCCGGCCGCCGCGCGGGCACCGGCGGCATCTGGCAGTCCCTCGCCGGCTCCTTCGCTGTGAGCGCGTACGCGACACCCGCGTCACGCTGGCTCATAACCCCGGCCGACAGTTCGGTGGCGCGCGAAGCGGGCTCCGTCGAGGGCTCCGGGTCGCCGCTGAAGGTCGGCCACAGCGATGTGCAGAAGTTGCGGGAGGCCGCCGAGGACGCCAGGCGCTGGGACTCCAAGTACGGAGGCGGCGACTGGCGTTCGTCGATGGTGCCGGAGTGCCTGCGGGTCGAGGCGGCGCCGCTGCTGCTCGGCTCGTACTCCGACGAGGTCGGCCGCGCCCTCTTCGGAGCCTCCGCCGAACTCACCCGCCTCGCAGGCTGGATGGCCTTTGACACGGGTCAACAGGAGGCGGCGCAGCGGTACTACATCCAGGCGCTGCGCCTGGCGCGGGCCGCGGCCGACGTACCGCTGGGCGGGTACGTCCTCGCGACGATGTCGCTGCAGGCGACCTACCGGGGCTTCGGGGACGAGGGCGTCGACCTCGCGCAGGCCGCGCTGGAGCGCAACCGGGGGCTCGCCACCGCGCGCACGATGAGCTTCTTCCGGCTCGTCGAGGCGCGGGCGCACGCCCGCGCGGGCGACGCGGCGGCCGCCGGGGCGGCCCTCAAGGCCGCCGAGGGGTGGCTGGAGCGGGCCCGGGACGGCGACCACGACCCGAGCTGGCTCGGGTTCTACGGCTACGACCGCTTCGCCGCGGACGCGGCCGAGTGCTACCGCGACCTCAAGGCGCCGCGTCAGGTGCGCCGCTTCACCGAGCAGGCGCTGTCGCGGCCGACGGAGGAGTTCGTACGCTCGCACGGGCTGCGGCTCGTCGTGTCGGCGGTCGCCGAGCTGGAGTCCGGCAATCTCGACGCGGCGTGCGAGCAGGGGGTGCGGGCGGTGGAGGTCGCGGGGCGCATCTCTTCGGCGCGCACGACCGAGTACGTGAAGGATCTGCTGCACCGACTGGAGCCGTACGGGGACGAGCCACGGGTCATCGAGCTGCGGGAGAGGGCGCGGCCGTTGTTGATGACACCGGCGTAGGTCTTGGGCGCCTGATCATCTGCCGGGTTTATGTGGTTTGTGCGAGTGCGGGTGCGTCGGGGCTGATCGCGCAGTTCCCCGCGCCCCTGAAGGGCGCGGCTCTGGGTGCCCGGCGACGAAGAACGTGATCGGCGTCATGCGGACGGCTTCCGGGTTTGAGGGCATTGTCAGTGGTGCAGTGCACTATCGGAGTCGGGAGGTGGGGCGCGTGCGGAGGCAGGGCGCTTACGACTGTGATGTGCTCGTCGTCGGCGGCGGGATCGTCGGGCTGTCCACGGCGTACGCGATCACGCGGGCGGCGCCGGGCACACGCGTCACCGTGCTGGAGAAGGAGCCGGGTCCGGCCCGGCACCAGACCGGGCGGAACAGCGGCGTCATCCACAGCGGGATCTACTACCGGCCGGGGTCGCTGAAGGCGCGATACGCGGTCAAGGGCGCCGCCGAGATGGTGAAGTTCTGCGCCGAGTACGGCATCGACCACGCCGTCACCGGGAAGCTGATCGTCGCCACGGAGCGGTCGGAGCTGCCCCGGCTGCACGCGCTGGTGCAGCGCGGCCGGGAGAACGGGATTCCGGTGCGGGAGCTGGGCGCCACCCAGATCGCCGAGTACGAGCCGGAGGTGCGCGGGCTCGCGGCCATACAGGTCGGCACCACCGGGATCTGCGACTTCGTGGGCGTCGCCCGGCAGCTCGCCCGCGCGTCCGGCGCCGAGATCCGCTACGGCGCCGAGGTCGAGCGGATCGACCGGCGGGCGTCGCTGGGGGTCGCCGTGCGGGTGCGGGGCGGTGACGTCGTACGGGGGCGGGTGCTGGTGAACTGCGCCGGGCTGCACTGCGACGAGGTGGCCCGGATGACCGGGGACGAGCCCGGGATGCGGATCGTGCCCTTCCGGGGGGAGTACTACGAGCTGGCGCGGCCCGAGCTGGTCCGTGGACTCGTGTATCCGGTGCCCGACCCCGCGTTCCCGTTCCTCGGGGTGCATCTGACCCGGGGGATCGACGGAGGCGTCCACATCGGGCCCAACGCCGTGCCCGCGCTGGCCCGCGAGGGGTACGGGTGGGGGACCGTACGACCCCGGGAGCTGGGGGCGACGCTGGCGTGGCCCGGGTCCTGGCGGATAGCGCGGCGGCACTGGCGGTACGGGGCCGGGGAGCTGCGGCGGTCCGTGTCCAAGAAGGCGTTCACCGGGGCGGTGCGGCGGCTGTTGCCCGCGGTCTCGGAGGGTGATCTCGTGCCGGCCGCGGCCGGGGTGCGGGCGCAGGCCGTGCTGCGGGACGGGACGCTGGTGGACGACTTCCTGATCAGGGAGGGAGCGCGGGCGGTACACGTACTGAACGCGCCTTCGCCCGCGGCCACGGCTTCACTGCCGATCGGGCGTGAGGTGGGGAGACGGGCGCTGGCGGCGCTGGCCGGGACGTGACGTGCGTCCGGGGCACGGGCGTTGGCGGCATTGGCCGGGACGTGAGGTGCGTCCGGGGCACGGGCGTTGGCGGCATTGGCCGGGGCATGAGGTGCGTCCGGGGGCACGGAGGTGGGAGCCGCTTCGGTCGGGGGTCGTAAAATTGTGGGACTGTGTCTGACTCCATCGATGCCCCCGAGCCCCGCACCCCCGGTGCCTCCCTTCGGCACACCCGGCCCAAGGGGGAGCCTCGGTTTCCCGACGGGCCCAAGGCGGATCCCGCCGGGTCGCACTTCGAGCGGCGGATCCGGAGCTTCCAGCCGCGGCGGAGCCGGGTGACGGCCGGGCAGGCGGACGCCCTGCAGCGGCTGTGGCCCAAGTGGGGGCTCGACATCGACGGGCGGGACCTGGACCTCGTCGAGCTGTTCGGGAACGACCGGCCCGTCGTGCTGGAGATCGGCTTCGGGATGGGCGAGGCGACCGCGCGGATGGCCGCCGCCGACCCCGAGACCAACGTCCTCGCCGTGGATGTGCACACCCCGGGCCAGGGCAACCTGCTGAACCTCGCGGACCAGAGCGGGCTGTCCAACGTCCGGGTCGCCAACGGCGACGCGATCATCCTGCTGCGGGAGATGCTCCCGCCCGACTCCCTGGACGGGCTGCGCGTCTATTTCCCCGACCCCTGGCCCAAGAAGCGGCACCACAAGCGGCGGCTCATCCAACCGGAATTCCTCACGCTCGTCGCGTCCCGGCTCAGGCCGGGGGCGATCGTACACTGCGCGACGGACTGGGAGCCGTACGCCGAGCAGATGCTGGACGTGCTCACCGCGCACCCCGACTTCGAGAACACCCGGGCCGACGGCGGGTTCGCGCCACGTCCCGCCTTCCGGCCGCTGACCCGTTTCGAGGGGCAGGGACTGGACAAGGGTCATGTGGTGAACGATCTGCTCTTCCGCCGCGTACAGCAGCGTGAGCAGGAGCGGAACCCGAAGCGGAAGCAGGAGCAGAAGCAGAAGCCGCAGTCCGAACTGCCCCCCACAGGCGCCTGACGACTTGCCTTCACCGCCCGGCGGGGCGTACCACGCGCCGTCGCGGGCGGCGCCCGTCCCTCGTTAGGGTCAATGCAATGGCCACCAGTTCCCCCTACCCGACGCACCCCAGCGGCCCCACCGGTGGGTATGTGTTCAGGCCCACCCGCTGGTGGCAGCGGAAGGGCGTCAGATACGGGGCGCTGATAGGACTGCTCGCGGTCTCCGGGCTCGTCATCCTCGCGCTCGTCCGGGAACAGACCGGCACGGAGGGCTTTCTCGTCGGGCTGGGGCTCGCGGTGCTGCCCGTGCCCCTGCTCATGGCGGCGTTCCGGTGGCTGGACCGGGTGGAGCCCGGGCCCTGGCGGAACCTGGTGTTCGCGTTCGCCTGGGGGGCGTGTGCGGCGGCGCTGATAGCCATCGTGGCGAACAGCTTCGCGACGCGGTGGATAGCGACGGCCACGGCCGATCCCTCGCACGCCGACACCCTGGGTGCCACCGTCATAGCTCCCGTGGTCGAGGAGACCGCCAAGGCCGCCGCCGTCTTACTCGTGTTCCTGTTCAGGAGACGGGACTTCACCGGGGTCGTGGACGGGGTGGTGATCGCCGGCTTCACCGCGACGGGGTTCGCCTTCACCGAGAACATCCTGTACCTGGGGACCGCCTTCGGGACGGACCAGCTCAGCGGCGGGAGCGGCCTCGCGTCGGTCACCGCGGCCACGTTCTTCGTACGGGTGATCATGTCGCCGTTCGCGCATCCCCTGTTCACCGTGCTGACGGGGATCGGGTTCGGGGTGGCGGCGTTCTCCGCGGAGTGGCAGCGGGGGCGGCGGGTGCTGGTGCCCATGGGCGGGTTGCTGCTCGCCATGGGGATGCACTCGGTCTGGAACGGGTCGGCGACGTTCGGGGAGTACGGGTTCTTCGCGGTGTACGCGGCGTTCATGGTGCCGGCGTTCGGGTTGCTGACGTGGTGGGTGATCTGGGCTCGGCAGCGGGAGTTGCGGACCGTGCGGGAGGGGTTGCCGGCGTATGCGGCGGCGGGGTGGCTGACGCCGGTCGAGCCGTATGTCCTGGGGTCGATGCGGGGGCGGCGGGTGGCCCGGGAGTACGCGGCGCACCACTTCGGGAAGGCGGGGGCCCGGTCGATCGCGGAGTACGAGGTGTACGCGACGAAGCTGGCCTTCCACCGGTACCGGGGGTTGCGGGGGCGGGCCGGGGGTGACTTCGCGCTGCGGGAGCGGGAGTTGCTGTTCGAGCTGTGGCGCAGGCGGGAGCTGGCTCGGCCGGCCATGGCGTATGCGGGGCGCGAGGTCGGGGCGAAGTACGGCTACGGGGGCGGGCCCGGGTACGGGTACGGGAATGGGTACGGGTCTGGGGCGTTCGGGGCGGCGTACTTGCAGCCCGTGACCTACGGGGTGCCGTCGTATCCCGCGCACAACCCCTATCGGTACTAGCGCTGCGCCTGTCGGGGGCGGGGCCGCGCCGGTGCGGCACGCCCGTCGCTTGGTGCCCTACGGCCCGGGGGTGGATCGGCGGGACTTCTCTGGGCCGCTGTATGCGACGGGCGTACCGCACCGGCACGGCCCCTTCCGTCGGTCGGCGGGCGGGCGAGCGTCGGGGCGCTGTGTGGTCGCTCGCTCCGCGCCCCGTGCTGGTTCGTGCGGGTCTACGCCGACGCCTCGGTCAGGCGAGTCAGTTCCTCGGGGGTGAGGGTGAGGTCGGCGACGGCCAGGAGGGCGGGGAGTTGGTCCAGGGAGCGGGCTGAGGCGATCGGGGCCGCGACGGTCGGCTGGGCTGCCAGCCAGGCGAGGGCGACGGTGGCGTGGGCGGCGCCGCGGGCCTCGGCGATGTCGTCGAGGGCGGCGAGGACACGGGGGCCGGCCGGGGTGTCGAGGTAGGCGCCGGCGCCCGCGGCCCGGGGGCTGTCGACCGTCGTGCCGGGGCGGTACTTGCCCGTGAGGAAGCCCTTGGCGAGGGCGAAGTACGGGACGGCGGAGAGGCCGGCTTCGGCGGCGACGGCCTGGAGCGGGCCCTCGTAGGTGTCCCGGGAGACCAGGTTGTAGTGGGGCTGGAGCGCCACGTAGCGCGCCAGGCCCTCGGCGGCCGCGAAGTCCAGGGAGGCCTTCAGGCGTTCGGGGCTGATGTTGGAGGCGGCCGTCGCGCGGACCTTGCCGGCCTTCACCAGGTCGTCGAGGGCGGTGACGATCTCCTCGACGGGGACCTCGGGCTTGTCGAAGTGGGTGTAGTAGAGGTCGATGTGGTCCGTGCCGAGGCGGGCCAGGGACGCGTCGGCGGCGGCCTTGATGTTGGCCGCCGTCAGGCCCTGGTACTGGGGGTGCTGGCTCACCTTGGTCGCGATGACCACGTCGTCGCGGTTGCCCCGGGACCTGATCCAGTTCCCGATGATCCGCTCGGACTCGCCGCCCTCGTTGCCCTCGACCCAGGACGAGTACGAGTCGGCCGTGTCGATGAAGTTGCCGCCGGCCGCCGTGTAGGTGTCGAGGACGGCGAAGGACTGTGCCTCGTCCGCCGTCCAGCCGAAGACGTTGCCGCCGAGGGCGAGCGGGAAGACCTCGATGTCGGACGTGCCGAGCCTGCGAAGAGAAGTCATGTCCGACGTCAACCAGTGGACCGGACGCCCGCATTCCCCATCCGTGCCGAGGCAGGACGAACGCCGCGTGGGCCCGGGGGCCTACGCGGCGTCGCTGTGCTGTGCGGGGTGGCGGCGGGCTACGGGGTCAGGCCCTTGCTGCGGAGCCAGGCCGCCGGGTCGATGCCGCTGCTGGAGCCGCCGGGGTGGACCTCCATGTGGAGGTGGGCGCCCGTGACGTTGCCGGTGGCACCGACGCGGCCGATGACGTCGCCGGTGGTGACCTTCTGGCCGACGCTGACGCCGATGGAGGACTGGTGGGCGTACCAGATCTCGGTGCCGTCATCGAGGGTGAGGACGGTCTTGTAGCCGTAGGAGCCCTCGTAGCCGGCCTGCGTGATGGTGCCGCTGCCGACGGCCTTGATCAGGGTGCCGGTGGGGGCCGCGAAGTCGAGGCCCGTGTGGTAGCCGGAGGACCAGTACGGGCCGGCCTGACCGAAGCTGGAGGTGAGGGTGTACGAGGAGGTGGGAAGCGTGAACTGCTTGGCCAGGGCGGCGAGACGCTCGGCTTCCTTCTTCTCCGCGGCCTCCTGCTCCGCCTTCTTCTTGGCGGCGGCCTCCTTGGCCTCGGCTTCCCTCTTCTCCTGGGCGGCCTGCTCGGCGGCCTTGTCCGCGGCGGCGGTCTGCGCGGCCTCGGCGGCGGCCTTGTCGAAGGCGTCCTGCTGGGACTCGGCCTGCGCCATGATGCGGGCGCGCAGCGCCTCGCCGGCGTCCGCGGTGCCCTGTTCGGTCTCGGCGGCGGTCAGACCGGCGCTGCTGAGCGGGGTCTTGGAGGCCTCGGGCTCCGGCTCGTCGGCCTCGTCCTCGAAGACCGAGCCGACGTTCGGCATGTCGGGCAGCGATATGGAGACCGGGGCCTTGCCGGACTGCGCGCTGGCCATCCCGGCACCGCTGACGGCGGCTATGACACCGACGCCGAGCACCGTGGAGCTACGGGCAAGTCCGTTACGGGCGAGTACGCCGCTCTTCTTGGCGACGCGGTGCCGGCCGCGAACGGGACGCAGGGTGTCCTCGCTGGGGTTCCACTCCTGCCAGGGGCCCTCGTTGTCGCTGTTGTAGCTGCCGTAGCCGAACGTCTGGCTCTCGCCGTCGCGTTGGGTCGGCACGAACGGGGCTTCGGTCGCGGACCGGTTCGACGCCACGTAGGCGTACTCCTTCCTTCCTTCTCGCCTACCGGGTTAGCTGACGGGTTCGGAGCAGGAAGGTCTCCTACGCGCGTAAACCGGTCGTGCGTACTGCCACGGCGGTTTCCGTGCGATTCACCCCAGGGTGGTGGTTCCCCGGTTCCCTTGCGGGATTCGACGCGTGAGCACGGAGCCGTCTCTTGTGACGGC
This genomic stretch from Streptomyces deccanensis harbors:
- a CDS encoding MFS transporter; amino-acid sequence: MSREQRGPNEKLGAVLALAGISNAGLARRVNDLGAQRGLTLRYDKTSVARWVSKGMVPQGAAPHLIAAAIGQKLGRPVPLHEIGLADADPAPEVGLAFPRDVGQAVRAATELYRLDLAGRRAGTGGIWQSLAGSFAVSAYATPASRWLITPADSSVAREAGSVEGSGSPLKVGHSDVQKLREAAEDARRWDSKYGGGDWRSSMVPECLRVEAAPLLLGSYSDEVGRALFGASAELTRLAGWMAFDTGQQEAAQRYYIQALRLARAAADVPLGGYVLATMSLQATYRGFGDEGVDLAQAALERNRGLATARTMSFFRLVEARAHARAGDAAAAGAALKAAEGWLERARDGDHDPSWLGFYGYDRFAADAAECYRDLKAPRQVRRFTEQALSRPTEEFVRSHGLRLVVSAVAELESGNLDAACEQGVRAVEVAGRISSARTTEYVKDLLHRLEPYGDEPRVIELRERARPLLMTPA
- the lhgO gene encoding L-2-hydroxyglutarate oxidase → MRRQGAYDCDVLVVGGGIVGLSTAYAITRAAPGTRVTVLEKEPGPARHQTGRNSGVIHSGIYYRPGSLKARYAVKGAAEMVKFCAEYGIDHAVTGKLIVATERSELPRLHALVQRGRENGIPVRELGATQIAEYEPEVRGLAAIQVGTTGICDFVGVARQLARASGAEIRYGAEVERIDRRASLGVAVRVRGGDVVRGRVLVNCAGLHCDEVARMTGDEPGMRIVPFRGEYYELARPELVRGLVYPVPDPAFPFLGVHLTRGIDGGVHIGPNAVPALAREGYGWGTVRPRELGATLAWPGSWRIARRHWRYGAGELRRSVSKKAFTGAVRRLLPAVSEGDLVPAAAGVRAQAVLRDGTLVDDFLIREGARAVHVLNAPSPAATASLPIGREVGRRALAALAGT
- the trmB gene encoding tRNA (guanosine(46)-N7)-methyltransferase TrmB; protein product: MSDSIDAPEPRTPGASLRHTRPKGEPRFPDGPKADPAGSHFERRIRSFQPRRSRVTAGQADALQRLWPKWGLDIDGRDLDLVELFGNDRPVVLEIGFGMGEATARMAAADPETNVLAVDVHTPGQGNLLNLADQSGLSNVRVANGDAIILLREMLPPDSLDGLRVYFPDPWPKKRHHKRRLIQPEFLTLVASRLRPGAIVHCATDWEPYAEQMLDVLTAHPDFENTRADGGFAPRPAFRPLTRFEGQGLDKGHVVNDLLFRRVQQREQERNPKRKQEQKQKPQSELPPTGA
- a CDS encoding PrsW family intramembrane metalloprotease codes for the protein MATSSPYPTHPSGPTGGYVFRPTRWWQRKGVRYGALIGLLAVSGLVILALVREQTGTEGFLVGLGLAVLPVPLLMAAFRWLDRVEPGPWRNLVFAFAWGACAAALIAIVANSFATRWIATATADPSHADTLGATVIAPVVEETAKAAAVLLVFLFRRRDFTGVVDGVVIAGFTATGFAFTENILYLGTAFGTDQLSGGSGLASVTAATFFVRVIMSPFAHPLFTVLTGIGFGVAAFSAEWQRGRRVLVPMGGLLLAMGMHSVWNGSATFGEYGFFAVYAAFMVPAFGLLTWWVIWARQRELRTVREGLPAYAAAGWLTPVEPYVLGSMRGRRVAREYAAHHFGKAGARSIAEYEVYATKLAFHRYRGLRGRAGGDFALRERELLFELWRRRELARPAMAYAGREVGAKYGYGGGPGYGYGNGYGSGAFGAAYLQPVTYGVPSYPAHNPYRY
- a CDS encoding aldo/keto reductase; the protein is MTSLRRLGTSDIEVFPLALGGNVFGWTADEAQSFAVLDTYTAAGGNFIDTADSYSSWVEGNEGGESERIIGNWIRSRGNRDDVVIATKVSQHPQYQGLTAANIKAAADASLARLGTDHIDLYYTHFDKPEVPVEEIVTALDDLVKAGKVRATAASNISPERLKASLDFAAAEGLARYVALQPHYNLVSRDTYEGPLQAVAAEAGLSAVPYFALAKGFLTGKYRPGTTVDSPRAAGAGAYLDTPAGPRVLAALDDIAEARGAAHATVALAWLAAQPTVAAPIASARSLDQLPALLAVADLTLTPEELTRLTEASA
- a CDS encoding M23 family metallopeptidase produces the protein MASNRSATEAPFVPTQRDGESQTFGYGSYNSDNEGPWQEWNPSEDTLRPVRGRHRVAKKSGVLARNGLARSSTVLGVGVIAAVSGAGMASAQSGKAPVSISLPDMPNVGSVFEDEADEPEPEASKTPLSSAGLTAAETEQGTADAGEALRARIMAQAESQQDAFDKAAAEAAQTAAADKAAEQAAQEKREAEAKEAAAKKKAEQEAAEKKEAERLAALAKQFTLPTSSYTLTSSFGQAGPYWSSGYHTGLDFAAPTGTLIKAVGSGTITQAGYEGSYGYKTVLTLDDGTEIWYAHQSSIGVSVGQKVTTGDVIGRVGATGNVTGAHLHMEVHPGGSSSGIDPAAWLRSKGLTP